Proteins from one methanogenic archaeon mixed culture ISO4-G1 genomic window:
- a CDS encoding methyltransferase family protein codes for MTEKESKAVWDKKAMYFADLPIQSKDNDYIRMLIGAFKGDLSKARVLDIGCGTGVWSLALADVVGSIVGVDISETMIGYAERNRKSIDADNTRFVIADWTDLVVGEGVLADKYDIILIHMSPAVKTLEDLDKAIAVSCGLVLYMASFSLDYPLEEAIERNCSKKSFHGNTDFFYEVLKHVSERGFKPYLGYDADVFHREFDYEEYINDNLVVYPELTRDQLEEAVRPFVKDGKVISHSEMTHITAYWSS; via the coding sequence ATGACAGAGAAGGAGAGCAAGGCCGTCTGGGACAAGAAGGCCATGTACTTCGCCGATCTCCCGATCCAATCCAAGGACAACGATTACATCAGGATGCTCATCGGTGCCTTCAAAGGGGACCTCTCCAAGGCACGCGTCCTTGACATTGGGTGCGGTACCGGAGTCTGGTCCCTGGCACTTGCGGATGTAGTAGGTAGCATAGTCGGTGTTGACATCTCAGAGACCATGATCGGTTATGCCGAGAGGAACAGGAAGAGTATCGATGCCGACAACACTAGGTTCGTCATCGCCGACTGGACAGATCTCGTCGTCGGGGAGGGCGTTCTTGCGGACAAGTATGACATAATCCTAATCCATATGTCACCAGCCGTGAAGACACTTGAGGACCTGGACAAGGCCATTGCGGTCAGCTGCGGACTCGTGCTGTACATGGCCAGTTTTTCATTGGATTATCCTCTGGAGGAAGCTATAGAGCGCAACTGTTCCAAGAAATCGTTCCATGGAAATACGGACTTCTTCTATGAAGTCCTGAAGCATGTCTCCGAACGCGGATTCAAACCCTATCTAGGATACGATGCGGATGTCTTCCACAGGGAATTCGATTATGAGGAGTACATCAATGACAATCTTGTGGTCTATCCAGAATTAACGAGGGATCAGTTGGAGGAAGCGGTCAGACCTTTCGTCAAGGACGGTAAGGTCATCAGTCACAGCGAGATGACCCATATCACGGCATATTGGTCTTCTTGA
- a CDS encoding peptidase U32 family, whose amino-acid sequence MEILSPVGSPDSLVAAIKGGCDAVYLAGKSFGARAFAGNFSDGELEGAIAYAHDHGVKVHVTVNTLIKDSEMEEAVSFVKFLKDIDADAIIIQDLGLLKNLTSVDIHKHASTQMQIHSLEGIEWCAEHGLDRVVLAREITLDELKQIVPESPIETEVFIQGAMCYCMSGGCLLSSFIGGRSGNRGSCAQPCRKLYTRDGEQGYFMSCADIYGMKYLKDLSDLGVTSLKIEGRMRSPPYTYLASKAYSMAMKGETGKEFDETLELLRTVFNRGTCDGYLGGVVSPVQSLYPDNRGFFIAEVRIKDNAIVSEFDEPVGIKDGLSIFKEDEKIGGFKVMDLNPIHIPFKIPDGKYQIYRTYDPRIDVIKNDIGSTPRFRGETVRSPVTIRSERLPPKNLAPELSFYVNTIKGLEAALPYATRIYFDNMDKLQEAKEAADGVELVALLPRFDALDEFRIDDMPVMVNNPGQYRACRNAPRIYGSNLLNMFNSFFPMNLYQTTLSVELSRNEVSSLMSRYPGRTEVMAFGRTELMYTRDPAAQNGSLTDETGASFPVYKDGRGFAHILNSVDLDLTDLIPELGRSGVSSVGLDLRKRPSALVKTVGEVCINPDSKLRARLKEMCGGTTTRGLYARKV is encoded by the coding sequence ATGGAGATACTATCGCCAGTCGGATCACCGGACAGCCTTGTCGCGGCCATCAAAGGCGGATGTGACGCAGTCTATCTGGCAGGAAAGAGCTTCGGTGCACGTGCCTTCGCAGGCAACTTCAGCGACGGAGAGCTCGAAGGGGCGATAGCCTATGCGCATGACCACGGAGTCAAGGTGCATGTCACAGTCAACACGCTGATCAAGGATTCCGAGATGGAAGAGGCCGTCTCCTTCGTGAAGTTCCTGAAGGACATCGATGCGGATGCCATCATCATCCAGGACCTGGGACTGCTGAAGAATCTCACCAGCGTCGATATCCACAAGCATGCCTCCACGCAGATGCAGATTCATTCCCTAGAGGGTATCGAGTGGTGCGCCGAGCACGGTCTGGACAGGGTCGTCCTGGCAAGGGAGATAACGCTGGACGAGCTGAAGCAGATCGTCCCCGAATCCCCCATCGAGACCGAGGTGTTCATCCAGGGAGCGATGTGCTACTGCATGTCCGGGGGGTGCCTCCTCTCCAGTTTCATAGGCGGCCGCAGCGGTAATAGGGGTTCATGTGCCCAGCCCTGCAGGAAACTCTACACCAGGGACGGCGAACAAGGCTATTTCATGAGCTGCGCCGACATATACGGGATGAAGTATCTCAAGGACCTGTCCGATCTGGGAGTGACATCCCTCAAGATCGAGGGCCGCATGAGGTCCCCGCCCTACACCTATCTGGCATCCAAGGCCTACTCCATGGCCATGAAGGGGGAGACTGGCAAGGAGTTCGACGAGACGCTTGAACTGCTCCGTACGGTCTTCAACAGGGGCACCTGCGACGGCTATCTGGGAGGTGTCGTCTCACCGGTGCAGTCACTGTATCCGGACAACAGGGGGTTCTTCATAGCCGAGGTCAGGATCAAGGACAACGCCATAGTATCCGAATTCGATGAGCCGGTAGGGATCAAGGACGGGCTTTCCATATTCAAAGAGGACGAGAAGATAGGCGGCTTCAAGGTCATGGATCTGAATCCCATACACATCCCGTTTAAGATCCCCGACGGGAAATACCAGATATACCGCACGTACGACCCGCGCATCGATGTCATCAAGAACGACATAGGAAGCACCCCCAGGTTCAGGGGCGAGACCGTCAGGTCCCCGGTCACGATAAGGTCGGAGAGGCTGCCCCCGAAGAACCTGGCACCCGAACTGTCGTTCTATGTGAACACCATCAAGGGCCTGGAGGCCGCTCTTCCCTATGCGACCAGGATCTACTTCGACAACATGGACAAGCTTCAGGAGGCCAAGGAGGCTGCCGACGGCGTCGAGCTGGTGGCACTGCTCCCGAGGTTCGACGCCCTGGACGAGTTCAGGATCGATGATATGCCGGTCATGGTGAACAACCCCGGTCAGTACAGGGCCTGCAGGAATGCCCCCAGGATATACGGCAGCAATCTCCTGAACATGTTCAACTCGTTCTTCCCCATGAACCTCTATCAGACGACACTGTCGGTGGAGCTCTCCAGGAACGAGGTCTCCTCGCTAATGTCCCGCTATCCGGGAAGGACAGAGGTAATGGCATTCGGAAGGACCGAACTCATGTACACCAGGGATCCCGCCGCACAGAACGGCTCCCTCACCGACGAGACTGGTGCATCCTTCCCTGTCTACAAGGACGGTCGCGGATTCGCCCACATCCTCAACTCCGTGGATCTGGACCTCACGGACCTAATTCCCGAGCTGGGACGTTCCGGTGTATCGTCGGTCGGACTGGACCTGAGGAAGAGGCCATCCGCATTGGTCAAGACCGTCGGAGAGGTCTGCATAAATCCCGACAGCAAGCTCAGGGCCAGGCTCAAGGAGATGTGCGGGGGCACTACCACCCGCGGTCTCTATGCCCGTAAGGTGTGA
- a CDS encoding type II/IV secretion system protein — MTTKIASFCPSESVPVPISAPDPIISDSLLDALMSAMNGTVRTKPSYADTWILDSDMDLPLKYNYMTDCSSVSIVELPNGEYEYRAMPFEYSYPDGLNSIVKEVIDGIRTEHLKSGMDIDRGSVTELSRMMLDRRWDDLKDACGDDCDMSQMMDDLGNVIHRHSVGLGVFDILLRDRHIEDIYLDAPCTENRIYVTLNGLRGLNSHMRCRTNLMVEEREMSNLITNLRVSSGLRFSQSDPVLETDLHGYDARATLIGYPMSPKGDALAIRKHSVRPWTLTRLIFNGTINPEQAGILSFLVDNRCTFLICGPRGAGKSSMLSALMFEFPREQRILTMEDTLELPCDTMRRLGYKVQSILLDDRLGGDAGSRADEALRVSLRLGESSLVLGEVRGEEAVTLYRSMRVGRAGSSVMGTVHGDSAESVYHRIVDDLGIPAESFSATDIILTMGTVCARSGGHLIRRMEEMVCTTKEPCKFKDVSGSIGIMMSDIIDRVLKTSQKTRGEISREISIRAKMRSCLAEHAAENENFLGPEWILRANDILRASPLDRQLSDIIGELESAMGVQG, encoded by the coding sequence ATGACCACTAAAATCGCCTCATTCTGCCCTTCGGAATCGGTCCCCGTACCAATATCCGCTCCGGACCCCATCATCAGCGATTCCCTGCTGGATGCGCTTATGTCCGCTATGAATGGAACTGTCAGGACGAAACCGTCCTACGCGGACACATGGATACTGGATTCCGACATGGATCTTCCTTTGAAATACAACTACATGACCGATTGCTCGTCAGTATCCATAGTCGAACTGCCGAACGGCGAATATGAATACAGGGCGATGCCTTTCGAATACTCCTATCCTGACGGGTTGAACTCGATAGTGAAGGAGGTCATCGACGGAATAAGAACGGAGCACCTGAAGAGCGGCATGGACATCGACAGGGGCTCCGTGACCGAGCTGTCCCGCATGATGCTGGATCGTAGATGGGATGATCTCAAGGATGCCTGCGGGGACGATTGCGACATGAGCCAGATGATGGACGATCTGGGGAATGTCATCCATCGCCATTCCGTGGGATTAGGGGTGTTCGACATCCTTCTGAGAGACAGGCACATAGAGGACATCTATCTCGATGCACCCTGCACCGAGAACAGAATCTACGTCACACTTAACGGACTGAGAGGGTTGAATTCGCACATGAGGTGCCGGACTAATCTCATGGTCGAGGAGCGGGAAATGTCCAATCTCATAACAAACCTGAGAGTCTCCTCGGGTCTGCGTTTCTCTCAGTCCGACCCTGTCCTCGAAACCGACCTTCACGGTTACGATGCCAGGGCGACTCTGATCGGCTACCCGATGAGCCCCAAGGGGGACGCCCTTGCCATCAGGAAGCACTCCGTAAGACCGTGGACGCTGACAAGGCTGATATTCAACGGAACGATCAACCCGGAACAGGCCGGGATTCTTTCGTTCCTCGTAGACAACCGCTGCACATTCCTGATCTGCGGTCCCAGAGGAGCGGGGAAGAGTTCCATGCTGTCCGCACTGATGTTCGAGTTCCCAAGGGAGCAGAGGATACTGACGATGGAGGATACCCTGGAGCTCCCGTGCGATACTATGCGCCGCCTGGGATACAAGGTCCAGTCCATCCTGCTGGACGATAGATTGGGAGGGGATGCGGGATCCAGGGCCGATGAGGCCCTGAGAGTATCGCTAAGGTTGGGGGAATCCTCGCTGGTTCTGGGAGAGGTCCGCGGAGAAGAAGCAGTGACACTCTACAGGAGCATGAGGGTGGGCCGTGCGGGAAGTTCTGTTATGGGGACGGTCCACGGCGATTCCGCCGAATCTGTGTACCATCGTATCGTGGATGACCTTGGCATTCCTGCCGAATCGTTCTCAGCAACGGATATCATCCTGACCATGGGAACGGTATGTGCCAGATCCGGCGGACATTTGATCAGGAGGATGGAAGAGATGGTCTGTACGACAAAGGAACCGTGTAAGTTCAAGGACGTCTCCGGATCCATTGGGATCATGATGTCGGACATTATAGACAGGGTCCTGAAGACATCGCAGAAGACACGTGGCGAGATATCACGCGAGATCTCCATCAGGGCGAAGATGAGGTCGTGTCTGGCAGAGCATGCCGCGGAGAACGAGAACTTCCTGGGGCCTGAATGGATTCTCAGGGCGAACGACATCCTCAGGGCCAGCCCGCTCGACCGCCAGCTCTCTGACATCATCGGAGAGCTGGAATCTGCCATGGGGGTCCAAGGTTGA
- a CDS encoding 2-oxoglutarate ferredoxin oxidoreductase gamma subunit KorC: MTELNILLAGFGGQGILFTGKVIAYAGLMEDMEVSWLPSYGPEMRGGTANCSVCLSKNKIGSPLVTNPDVLVAMNLPSLEKFENDVVPGGLIIIDSSIIKKKVERTDVKVIYLPASEIAENAGIKGAANMVILGKLFKETGFCSPENLDKGLQKTIPAKKMDLLDKNRLCIKLGTEN, encoded by the coding sequence ATGACCGAGCTGAACATCCTTCTGGCAGGTTTCGGGGGACAGGGTATCCTGTTCACCGGGAAGGTCATCGCATATGCCGGGCTCATGGAGGACATGGAGGTCTCCTGGCTTCCTTCTTACGGACCCGAGATGCGCGGTGGTACCGCCAACTGCAGCGTCTGCCTGTCCAAGAACAAGATCGGATCGCCCCTGGTTACCAACCCCGACGTGCTGGTCGCCATGAACCTCCCCTCGCTGGAGAAGTTCGAGAACGATGTCGTTCCCGGCGGACTGATCATCATCGACAGCTCGATCATCAAGAAGAAGGTCGAGCGCACGGACGTCAAGGTCATCTACCTCCCCGCATCGGAGATCGCGGAGAACGCAGGCATCAAGGGCGCGGCCAACATGGTCATCCTCGGAAAGCTGTTCAAGGAGACCGGATTCTGCTCGCCCGAGAACCTGGATAAGGGACTCCAGAAGACCATCCCCGCAAAGAAGATGGACCTTCTCGACAAGAACAGGCTCTGTATCAAGCTGGGTACGGAGAACTGA
- a CDS encoding ribonucleoside-diphosphate reductase adenosylcobalamin-dependent, producing the protein MDIKDWLGEDNQLGIDIWTKKYCYENETFDQWLDRVSGGNKEIRRMIEEKKFLFGGRILANRGLEKTGRKITLSNCYVLTPPEDSIESIFETAGKLARTFSYGGGAGIDISKLAPRGAKINNTASQTSGAVSFTDLFSMVTGLIGQHGRRGALMLTISCEHPDLEEFMSVKTDLERVTKANMSIRVSDEFMGCVKQRTMFTQKFDRPESNEQIRKEFNAAEFFEKLCYTNWDYGEPGCLYWDRISSWNLLSEFPNYSYAGTNPCAEEPLPAGGSCLLGSMNLAKFVKDGKFLNDEFVESVRICVRGLNDVLEEGLPLHPLQEQRESVSQWRQIGLGIMGLADMLIELGYTFGSEEAVTFCDKLGKLMADTALNESALLAKEKGMFEKCVPEQIIASPYFKLNASPETTELVKQYGLRNSQLLTIAPTGTLSTMLGISGGIEPIFALSYERRTTSLNGDKDKYYKVYTPIVQAYMDKHLDIKDEKDLPERFITAQSLDYKKRIDMQATWQKHIDASISSTVNLPEQFPEKDVYNIYMYAWESGCKGITVFRDGCKRLGILSTKESKKEETKEEHKEEKRGVVEVVEDNVIGKKRKLMTGCGSLHCTAFFNPVTGELVEAYLNKGSTGGCNNFMVGLSRMISLAARSGCGIEAIVDQLKSTGSCPSYVVRTHTKRDTSTGSCCPMAVGWALTDMYKEMQAQLKGIDTEEPEETKRQIINPCPKCGAELEFQGGCNVCKSCGWTKCE; encoded by the coding sequence ATGGACATAAAGGATTGGCTGGGAGAGGACAACCAGTTAGGAATTGACATATGGACTAAGAAGTACTGTTACGAGAACGAGACGTTCGATCAGTGGCTGGATCGTGTCAGCGGTGGCAACAAGGAAATCAGGAGAATGATTGAGGAGAAGAAGTTCCTCTTCGGAGGGAGGATCCTCGCCAACAGGGGACTCGAGAAGACAGGGAGGAAGATCACACTTTCCAACTGCTACGTCCTGACGCCTCCCGAGGACTCAATCGAATCCATCTTCGAGACCGCAGGAAAGCTCGCACGTACATTCAGTTATGGAGGAGGAGCGGGAATCGATATCTCCAAGCTCGCTCCCCGCGGGGCCAAGATCAACAACACTGCCTCACAGACATCGGGTGCGGTATCGTTCACTGACCTGTTCTCCATGGTTACCGGACTCATCGGTCAGCACGGACGCCGCGGAGCGCTGATGCTCACCATATCATGCGAACACCCGGATCTCGAGGAGTTCATGTCCGTCAAGACCGATCTCGAGAGGGTCACCAAGGCCAACATGTCCATCCGTGTCTCGGACGAGTTCATGGGCTGCGTCAAGCAGAGGACCATGTTCACACAGAAGTTCGATCGTCCCGAGAGCAACGAGCAGATCAGGAAGGAGTTCAACGCAGCAGAGTTCTTCGAGAAGCTGTGCTACACCAACTGGGACTACGGAGAGCCCGGATGTCTCTACTGGGACCGCATCTCCAGCTGGAATCTACTCAGCGAGTTCCCCAACTATTCATACGCAGGAACCAACCCCTGTGCAGAGGAGCCCCTCCCGGCGGGAGGAAGCTGTCTCCTCGGAAGCATGAACCTTGCCAAGTTCGTCAAGGACGGCAAGTTCCTCAACGACGAGTTCGTGGAGTCCGTCAGGATCTGCGTCCGCGGACTCAACGATGTACTCGAGGAGGGACTTCCCCTTCACCCGCTGCAGGAGCAGAGGGAATCGGTCAGCCAGTGGAGGCAGATCGGTCTCGGAATAATGGGTCTCGCCGACATGCTCATCGAGCTCGGATACACATTCGGTTCCGAGGAAGCGGTCACATTCTGCGACAAGCTCGGAAAGCTCATGGCCGACACGGCGCTCAACGAGTCCGCACTCCTGGCAAAGGAGAAGGGAATGTTCGAGAAGTGCGTCCCCGAGCAGATCATCGCGTCCCCCTACTTCAAGCTGAACGCGTCCCCCGAGACCACCGAACTGGTCAAGCAGTACGGACTCAGGAACTCCCAGCTGCTCACGATCGCCCCCACCGGAACCCTTTCCACGATGCTGGGAATCTCCGGAGGAATCGAGCCCATCTTCGCCCTCTCCTACGAAAGGAGGACGACATCGCTCAACGGTGACAAGGACAAGTACTACAAGGTCTACACCCCGATCGTCCAGGCATATATGGACAAGCACCTGGACATCAAGGACGAGAAGGACCTTCCCGAGAGGTTCATCACCGCCCAGAGCCTCGACTACAAGAAGAGGATCGACATGCAGGCGACATGGCAGAAGCACATCGACGCCTCGATCTCCTCGACCGTCAACCTCCCGGAGCAGTTCCCCGAGAAGGACGTCTACAACATCTACATGTACGCGTGGGAGTCCGGATGTAAGGGAATCACCGTCTTCCGCGACGGATGCAAGCGTCTCGGAATCCTCTCCACGAAGGAGAGCAAGAAGGAGGAGACCAAGGAGGAGCACAAGGAGGAGAAGAGAGGAGTCGTCGAGGTCGTCGAGGACAACGTCATCGGTAAGAAGAGGAAGCTGATGACCGGATGCGGTTCGCTGCACTGCACCGCATTCTTCAACCCCGTCACCGGAGAGCTCGTCGAGGCCTACCTCAACAAGGGATCCACCGGAGGATGCAACAACTTCATGGTCGGTCTCTCGAGGATGATCTCCCTGGCCGCCAGGTCCGGTTGCGGAATCGAGGCCATCGTCGACCAGCTCAAGTCCACCGGTTCCTGTCCTTCATATGTCGTAAGGACCCACACCAAGAGGGACACCAGCACCGGATCCTGTTGTCCGATGGCTGTCGGATGGGCGCTGACCGACATGTACAAGGAGATGCAGGCACAGCTCAAGGGCATCGATACCGAGGAGCCCGAGGAGACAAAGAGGCAGATCATCAACCCCTGCCCCAAGTGCGGAGCCGAGCTGGAGTTCCAGGGCGGCTGCAACGTCTGCAAGTCCTGCGGATGGACCAAGTGCGAGTGA
- a CDS encoding type II secretion system protein, with product MMAAVLESGGSIDSAIRAVSRKGPSNSRELFTQAVRISDTKGSSSLSSALRGLLDALPCETEGYSQSLCMALCAADSPDEATMSALLSDAADASLESVRILGESYGNSLTVPCMTVFGLGIMAPMILVSILPLMGIGGMFGNALD from the coding sequence ATGATGGCGGCCGTACTGGAATCGGGAGGCTCCATCGATTCTGCGATCAGAGCGGTATCCAGGAAGGGACCTTCGAACAGCAGAGAGCTCTTCACACAGGCCGTCAGGATCTCGGACACCAAGGGCTCATCGTCCCTGAGTTCGGCACTAAGAGGTCTTCTGGACGCTCTCCCCTGTGAGACTGAAGGCTATTCACAGTCGCTGTGCATGGCCCTTTGCGCAGCGGATTCGCCTGACGAAGCTACGATGTCGGCACTGCTGTCCGATGCAGCGGACGCCTCGTTGGAGTCGGTCAGGATCCTGGGTGAATCCTACGGAAATTCATTGACAGTCCCCTGCATGACGGTGTTCGGATTGGGGATAATGGCTCCAATGATCCTGGTCAGCATCCTCCCTCTGATGGGAATTGGCGGGATGTTCGGCAACGCTCTTGATTAG
- a CDS encoding aspartate/tyrosine/aromatic aminotransferase yields MDYAIREVTVPAAEAEKAGMKLYKLNIGDPNKWDFETPEYFKQTLREAVDKVDNGYGDSQGEMALRDAIVDREKEKNGISISHDDVYVTSGVSECISVMMGTFLEPGDEVLVPGPGYPSYMQYIHFFEGRTVPYRQIEEEDWRPDIDMIRKRITNRTKAMILINPNNPTGAVYTEKDVKAMGDLAAEYDIPLISDEIYDKIVFNGKFFSASKLKSDVPRIILNGFSKVNLMPGWRMGYCYFMDEKGLMDEIRLGMMKQFRARICPNVPCQAAAQASLQGPQDYIVEMNRKLKERADYSYKRLNEIPQVSTREAKGALYMFPHIDLKGTPWKTDKEFVIDLIRNEGVVLVHGTGFCEEFGKDHFRSILLAPIDVLDEAYDRMEKFIKKNTQ; encoded by the coding sequence ATGGACTACGCCATACGCGAGGTCACCGTTCCAGCCGCAGAGGCGGAGAAGGCCGGGATGAAGCTGTACAAGCTGAACATCGGCGACCCCAACAAGTGGGACTTCGAGACGCCCGAGTACTTCAAGCAGACCCTCAGGGAAGCTGTCGACAAGGTCGACAACGGATACGGAGACTCCCAGGGAGAGATGGCCCTCAGGGACGCCATCGTAGACAGGGAGAAGGAGAAGAACGGCATCAGCATCAGCCACGACGATGTTTATGTGACATCAGGAGTGAGCGAATGCATCAGCGTCATGATGGGTACCTTCCTGGAACCCGGAGACGAGGTGCTGGTCCCCGGGCCCGGCTATCCCTCCTACATGCAATACATCCATTTCTTCGAAGGGAGGACGGTCCCCTACAGGCAGATAGAGGAGGAGGACTGGAGACCCGACATCGACATGATCCGCAAGAGGATCACCAACAGGACCAAGGCAATGATCCTGATCAACCCCAACAACCCCACAGGCGCCGTCTACACGGAGAAGGACGTCAAGGCAATGGGCGATCTCGCGGCGGAATACGACATCCCGCTGATCTCCGACGAGATCTACGACAAGATCGTCTTCAACGGGAAGTTCTTCTCCGCATCAAAGCTCAAATCCGATGTCCCCAGGATAATCCTCAACGGATTCTCCAAGGTGAACCTCATGCCCGGGTGGAGGATGGGATACTGCTACTTCATGGACGAGAAGGGACTCATGGACGAGATCCGCCTCGGCATGATGAAGCAGTTCAGGGCCAGGATTTGCCCCAACGTCCCCTGCCAGGCAGCGGCGCAGGCATCGCTCCAGGGACCCCAGGACTACATCGTGGAGATGAACAGGAAGCTCAAGGAGAGGGCCGATTACAGCTACAAGAGGCTCAACGAGATCCCGCAGGTATCCACCCGCGAGGCCAAAGGCGCACTGTACATGTTCCCCCATATCGATCTGAAGGGAACCCCGTGGAAGACCGACAAGGAGTTCGTCATCGACCTCATCAGGAACGAGGGCGTCGTATTGGTGCACGGTACCGGATTCTGCGAGGAGTTCGGAAAGGACCACTTCAGGAGCATCCTGCTGGCGCCCATAGACGTCCTGGATGAGGCGTACGACAGGATGGAGAAGTTCATCAAGAAGAACACGCAGTGA
- a CDS encoding Fic family protein, which produces MPVEYTPEKAEFDLMKKIWTVSALDGIRGSFYGKELNAAEVETRITDAQIHNVESIPVSDGRVRSIIDGELPKSYSECLVAGYDRAMKMVIRDYAHLDFDEKSILSIHRALFSDLLCEKGKYRSGTGLAMEQLIEDYRSQTTEALCYIPRLLDDFTRISPFRDGNKRMRALLTQLLLLKNGYKAQLYVGMAQDKPLLQALMDSYKELDRRYPIVDNRKVKKRDRILHIIETADEPIKKKDICACIPDVSIRTADVVLSDLMEQNKIEKLGSFKDARYIFV; this is translated from the coding sequence ATGCCCGTTGAATACACCCCTGAAAAAGCTGAATTCGACCTGATGAAAAAAATTTGGACCGTATCGGCCTTGGATGGGATCAGGGGTTCGTTCTACGGCAAGGAACTGAACGCCGCCGAAGTCGAGACAAGAATCACTGATGCCCAGATCCACAACGTGGAGAGCATCCCAGTATCCGACGGGCGCGTTCGTTCCATTATCGACGGGGAACTGCCGAAGAGCTACAGCGAATGCCTCGTTGCCGGTTATGACAGGGCCATGAAGATGGTCATCAGGGACTACGCCCACCTCGATTTCGACGAGAAGAGCATCCTGAGCATCCACCGTGCACTGTTCTCGGACCTCCTGTGCGAAAAGGGTAAGTACAGGTCGGGCACCGGACTGGCAATGGAGCAGCTGATCGAGGACTACAGGTCCCAGACCACGGAGGCGCTGTGCTACATCCCCCGCCTGCTCGACGATTTCACGCGCATCTCCCCCTTCAGGGATGGGAACAAGAGGATGAGGGCACTGCTGACCCAGCTCCTCTTGCTGAAGAACGGGTACAAGGCGCAGCTGTACGTCGGCATGGCCCAGGACAAGCCTCTTCTGCAAGCCCTCATGGACAGCTACAAAGAGCTCGACCGCAGATATCCGATCGTGGACAACCGCAAGGTGAAGAAGAGGGACAGGATCCTCCACATCATCGAGACCGCGGACGAGCCAATCAAGAAGAAGGACATCTGCGCATGCATACCGGATGTCAGCATCAGGACCGCTGATGTGGTGCTGTCCGATCTCATGGAGCAGAACAAGATAGAGAAGCTCGGTTCGTTCAAGGATGCCAGATACATCTTCGTCTGA
- a CDS encoding alpha/beta fold family hydrolase, with translation MFAELQDVKMYYEDEGSGEPVILIAGIGANHRFWKAMVPLLKGYRVITLDNRGVGQTEYKGDIQIDTMADDVIHLMDYLHIYKAHIVGWSMGSQISQSLAIRHGDRLQSLTLVSSYQFRPHRSAYFMRTVTAAAAEGKCTMDEVNVVLNSFCFPESAFAELAKKDMVMPIPKHPEDPKEVLKQMLSMDHFDTTEKTKDIKVPTLVVHGGMDIMVEPLKGRAIGTSIPGCTYVELPGQGHTIAPDLYIEPLRKHLALHKM, from the coding sequence ATGTTCGCTGAACTTCAGGATGTCAAGATGTACTATGAGGATGAGGGCTCAGGAGAGCCAGTCATACTCATAGCCGGTATCGGTGCCAACCACCGTTTCTGGAAGGCAATGGTCCCGCTCCTGAAGGGATACAGGGTCATCACCCTGGACAACCGCGGCGTTGGCCAGACCGAATACAAGGGGGACATCCAGATCGACACCATGGCGGACGACGTCATCCATCTCATGGATTACCTCCATATCTACAAGGCCCACATCGTCGGCTGGTCCATGGGATCGCAGATCTCCCAGTCCCTCGCCATAAGGCACGGCGACAGGCTGCAGAGCCTCACTCTCGTCTCATCGTATCAGTTCAGACCTCACAGGTCGGCTTACTTCATGCGCACGGTGACAGCCGCCGCAGCAGAGGGCAAGTGCACTATGGACGAGGTCAACGTGGTCCTGAACTCCTTCTGCTTCCCTGAATCGGCCTTCGCCGAACTGGCCAAGAAGGACATGGTCATGCCTATCCCGAAGCACCCCGAGGATCCCAAGGAGGTCCTCAAGCAGATGCTGTCGATGGACCATTTCGACACCACCGAGAAGACCAAGGACATTAAGGTCCCGACACTCGTGGTTCACGGCGGAATGGATATCATGGTCGAGCCTCTCAAGGGAAGGGCGATAGGCACTTCGATCCCCGGATGCACTTACGTGGAGCTCCCGGGACAGGGACACACCATCGCACCCGATCTTTACATCGAGCCTCTGAGGAAGCATCTGGCACTTCACAAGATGTGA